One window of Sulfurospirillum sp. 1612 genomic DNA carries:
- a CDS encoding sulfurtransferase TusA family protein — protein sequence MKKVTKDFRGIVCPVNFAKTKLVLAQMEQGDILELFIDDGSAIKNLPGSVENEGHKVLSKKEEKTGGWCIMIEKG from the coding sequence ATGAAAAAAGTTACAAAAGATTTCAGAGGGATTGTCTGTCCCGTAAATTTTGCAAAAACAAAGCTCGTTTTGGCTCAGATGGAACAAGGCGATATTTTAGAACTCTTTATCGATGATGGCTCCGCTATCAAAAATCTGCCTGGTTCTGTTGAAAATGAAGGACATAAAGTCTTATCCAAAAAAGAGGAAAAAACCGGCGGATGGTGTATCATGATAGAAAAAGGATAA
- a CDS encoding HesA/MoeB/ThiF family protein, whose translation MPKTDFKEDEIERYARHIILKDIGIEGQLKLLNSKVLIIGAGGLGSPAALYLAAAGVGTIGIADGDRVDLSNLQRQIIHTTEDVGVLKTKSAKDKMQAINPDINIITHDTFLNASNILEIVSDYDFIIDGADNFATKFLINDACILANKPFSHGGILRFVAQTMTVVPDVSACYACVFDAPPPANSVPSCSQAGVVGTIAGILGSIQATEAIKYLVAKGTLLTNQLLICDALNMDFDKVKFTKNPECRVCGKNKITQLHDYEQQICEG comes from the coding sequence ATGCCAAAAACAGATTTTAAAGAGGATGAGATAGAGCGCTATGCTAGACATATCATACTCAAAGATATCGGTATTGAAGGACAATTAAAGCTCCTAAACTCTAAAGTTCTCATTATCGGTGCGGGAGGACTTGGAAGTCCCGCGGCTTTGTATTTGGCCGCAGCTGGTGTTGGTACGATTGGGATTGCTGATGGGGACCGGGTAGATTTGAGTAATCTACAAAGGCAAATCATTCATACGACTGAGGATGTTGGTGTTTTGAAAACCAAATCGGCAAAAGATAAAATGCAAGCGATTAATCCTGATATCAATATCATCACGCACGATACATTTTTGAATGCTTCAAATATCTTAGAGATTGTCTCAGACTATGATTTTATTATCGATGGCGCTGATAATTTTGCGACAAAATTTTTAATCAATGATGCGTGCATCTTAGCCAACAAGCCCTTTTCTCATGGCGGGATTTTACGATTTGTAGCACAAACGATGACCGTGGTACCTGATGTCTCTGCTTGTTATGCCTGCGTGTTTGATGCTCCACCTCCGGCAAACAGTGTGCCTTCGTGCTCGCAAGCGGGCGTGGTTGGTACGATTGCTGGGATATTAGGAAGTATTCAAGCGACTGAAGCGATTAAATACTTAGTGGCAAAGGGCACGCTTTTAACCAATCAATTACTGATATGTGATGCTTTAAATATGGATTTTGATAAAGTTAAATTTACAAAAAACCCAGAATGTAGAGTCTGTGGAAAAAATAAAATCACGCAATTGCATGATTATGAACAACAAATTTGTGAAGGATAG
- a CDS encoding YaiI/YqxD family protein — MRVFVDGDAFPNILKPILLRAIERLGLETYVISNKRVDIGKSKHISYIIVAAGADEADHKIVEMADAGDLIITADIPLADRIIDKNAHAIDHRGALYSKENIKQYLAMRNLMQEIRDSGEKTRGPAPFGRKDAHEFANQLNAFLTRFQQHQSRGTKAALI; from the coding sequence GTGAGAGTGTTTGTAGATGGTGATGCCTTTCCTAATATTCTCAAACCCATCCTTTTGCGTGCCATCGAGCGTCTGGGATTAGAGACTTATGTTATCTCAAACAAGCGTGTGGATATCGGCAAATCAAAGCACATCTCTTATATCATCGTAGCAGCAGGAGCCGATGAGGCTGATCATAAAATCGTCGAGATGGCTGATGCGGGAGATTTAATCATTACGGCTGATATTCCTTTGGCAGATCGCATTATCGACAAGAATGCACACGCCATCGACCACAGAGGCGCTCTTTATAGCAAGGAGAATATCAAGCAATACTTAGCGATGCGAAATCTGATGCAAGAGATTCGAGATAGTGGTGAGAAGACACGAGGCCCCGCACCCTTTGGGCGTAAAGATGCGCATGAGTTTGCCAATCAGCTCAATGCTTTTTTAACCCGTTTTCAACAACATCAATCCCGAGGGACAAAAGCCGCGCTCATATAG